Proteins from a genomic interval of Trichoderma breve strain T069 chromosome 2, whole genome shotgun sequence:
- a CDS encoding vacuolar 14 fab1-binding region domain-containing protein: MDTNIQRALNDKLYDKRKVGALELEKIIRDLVASGAFQRVEEILEQLCNDYAYAVHQPHARNGGLIGLAAAAIALGTELPRYLVNIVPPVLACFTDQDARVRYYACEAMYNIAKVAKGEILAYFNSIFDQLCKLGADSELSVKNGAELLDRLIKDIVSESAASYISVLETSSLDDDNGTGGEPQNLPTAFSLQRFIPLLKERIHVINPFTRQFLVGWITLLDSIPDLELVTYLPEFLGGILKFLSDQNVDVRVATQTCLDKFLNEIKRISQVKRGLVENKKFKEGGKRKRQESIDSAGGRPNLEEGDELDSDALNDDDEDSMEEDWIPGQDVEINYKEILDILTATLDSPLEEDCLLESLRWIVEFLDICPEEVLPFTPKILAHMLPAMASTKETIRLAATRVNSCLMDYVVSLSDESDVNASQGAVSMNHRLSLSQDKQDNSSLGRVSISNSRDNEIRSVTPGSGRMSSAAIATPDATQIQANLDYTAAVNSLTLLFLNDHEATRVAALTWLIMLHRKAPRKVLAFNDGTFPALLKTLSDPSDAVVTRDLQLLSQISRNSEDDYFASFMVNLLQLFSTDRKLLETRGNLIIRQLCISLSPERIYRTLADCIEKEEDVEFASIMVQNLNNNLITAPQLAEVRKRLRNLETKDGQTLFVALFRSWCYNAVATFSLCLLSQAYEQAYHLLQIFGELDMTVNMLIQVDKLVQLIESPVFTYLRLQLLEPEKYPYLYKCMYGILMLLPQSSAFAALKNRLNSVSSIGFLQVVPRSMGATPASSNYDRPNRLKGREDGAIRWVELLEKFRSVQDRARRSQRPNIEIEDTLSAGVSEFRIGEASPESKNRDGMRGGAAGPPVPLKDQAPPVVSPPVKRSGLGRQFGRLGGAVSGKNRRNQ, translated from the exons ATGGATACCAACATCCAGCGAGCGCTGAATGACAAGCTCTACGATAAGCGCAAGGTTGGGGCACTTGA ACTTGAGAAGATAATACGAGATCTTGTTGCCTCTGGCGCGTTCCAGCGCGTTGAAGAGATTCTGGAACAGCTGTGTAATGACTATGCCTACGCTGTTCATCAGCCACATGCTCGCAATGGAGGCTTGATTGGTTTGGCCGCCGCGGCGATTGCGCTCGGTACG GAGTTACCTCGCTATCTTGTAAATATCGTGCCTCCTGTACTTGCTTGCTTCACTGATCAGGATGCGAGAGTTCGATACTATGCCTGCGAGGCTATGTACAATATAGCCAAGGTAGCCAAGGGAGAGATCTTGGCCTATTTCAACAGTATATTTGATCAGCTATGCAAG CTTGGAGCGGACTCTGAACTGTCAGTCAAGAATGGAGCTGAACTCCTGGATCGACTCATAAAAGACATCGTCTCTGAGTCAGCGGCTTCTTACATTTCGGTCTTGGAAACCTCTAGCCTCGACGATGATAATGGCACTGGCGGAGAGCCGCAAAATCTTCCTACAGCTTTCTCATTGCAGCGCTTCATCCCACTGCTCAAAGAACGCATCCATGTCATCAATCCTTTCACTCGACAGTTCCTTGTCGGTTGGATTACACTTCTAGACTCGATCCCAGACTTAGAATTGGTCACCTACCTACCGGAATTTCTTGGTGGGATACTCAAGTTTCTCAGCGATCAAAATGTTGACGTTAGAGTGGCCACACAAACTTGCCTTGACAAATTTCTAAACGAAATCAAAAGAATCTCCCAAGTGAAAAGAGGACTAGTTGAGAACAAGAAGTTCAAAGAAGGGGGGAAGCGGAAGAGACAAGAATCCATCGACAGCGCTGGCGGCCGCCCTAATTTGGAAGAGGGGGACGAGCTTGATTCCGACGCCTtgaacgacgacgatgaggataGCATGGAAGAGGACTGGATCCCCGGTCAGGATGTTGAAATCAATTATAAAGAGATACTGGACATCCTTACTGCTACGCTTGATTCTCCACTAG AGGAAGATTGTCTCCTTGAATCGCTCAGATGGATTGTTGAATTTCTCGATATTTGCCCCGAGGAAGTATTGCCTTTTACGCCCAAGATCCTTGCGCATATGCTCCCTGCAATGGCTAGCACCAAAGAGACAATTCGTCTCGCTGCGACCAGAGTGAACAGTTGTCTCATGGACTACGTGGTATCTCTGTCTGATGAATCTGATGTCAACGCAAGCCAAGGGGCAGTCTCAATGAATCACCGACTCTCGTTATCACAAGACAAGCAAGATAATAGCAGCCTCGGTCGGGTATCGATATCAAACTCTAGAGACAACGAGATACGTAGCGTAACACCAGGCAGCGGTCGAATGTCTTCCGCTGCGATCGCCACACCCGACGCCACACAAATCCAAGCGAACCTCGATTATACCGCTGCTGTTAATTCACTTACTCTACTGTTCCTAAATGACCACGAAGCTACCCGTGTAGCTGCTCTAACTTGGCTTATCATGCTGCACAGGAAAGCGCCGCGCAAGGTGTTGGCCTTCAACGACGGCACCTTTCCGGCCCTTCTCAAGACTCTTTCGGATCCTTCTGATGCTGTTGTTACCAGAGACCTGCAACTGCTGTCTCAAATTTCGCGAAACAGCGAGGACGATTACTTTGCCAGCTTCATGGTAAACCTGCTACAACTTTTTTCTACAGATCGCAAGCTGCTCGAAACCAGAGGTAATCTCATCATCCGGCAACTTTGTATCAGCCTCAGTCCAGAGCGCATATACCGAACGTTGGCCGATTGTAttgaaaaggaggaagacgtAGAATTTGCTAGCATCATGGTGCAAAATCTGAATAACAACTTGATTACGGCACCTCAGCTCGCGGAGGTACGCAAGCGGTTGAGAAATCTTGAAACGAAG GATGGTCAGACTTTGTTTGTGGCTCTGTTCAGGTCGTGGTGCTACAATGCAGTTGCGACATTCTCCCTATGTTTACTTTCCCAAGCCTATGAACAGGCGTATCATCTATTACAAATTTT TGGTGAATTGGACATGACAGTCAATATGCTGATCCAAGTCGACAAGCTAGTCCAGCTAATTGAATCGCCCGTCTTCACAT ATTTGCGCTTGCAACTGCTAGAACCTGAGAAATATCCGTACTTGTACAAGTGCATGTACGGAATTCTTATGCTTCTGCCGCAGTCCTCTGCCTTTGCTGCATTGAAGAACCGACTCAACAGCGTAAGCTCCATCGGGTTCTTGCAAGTTGTTCCACGAAG CATGGGAGCAACGCCGGCCTCTTCAAATTATGACCGACCAAATAGGTTGAAGgggcgagaagatggtgcCATACGATGGGTTGAGCTTTTGGAGAAATTTCGCAGTGTGCAGgacagagcaagaagaagccaacgACCCAACATTGAGATAGAGGATACTCTTTCAGCTGGAGTGAGCGAATTCCGTATAGGAGAGGCATCGCCGGAGAGCAAAAATAGAGACGGTATGCGAggaggtgctgctggcccGCCTGTACCTTTGAAAGACCAGGCACCACCAGTGGTTTCACCGCCAGTGAAAAGGTCGGGACTTGGAAGGCAGTTTGGGAGATTAGGAGGTGCCGTTTCGGGGAAGAACCGTCGAAATCAGTAG
- a CDS encoding aconitase family (aconitate hydratase) domain-containing protein, with protein MLASRQVLGSIARGRAVGGAASSVRRLATVSDSALDRKVRQNNWEENNFINYKKMSENLSIVRSRLNRPLTFAEKILYSHLDDPHNQELERGKSYLKLRPDRVACQDATAQMAILQFMSAGMDSVANPTTVHCDHLIEAQVGGAKDLERAIGINKEVYDFLSSACAKYNIGFWRPGSGIIHQILLENYAFPGGLLIGTDSHTPNGGGLGMAAIGVGGADAVDVMANLPWELKAPKILGVKLTGQLSGWTAPKDIILKVADILTVKGGTGSIVEYHGPGVEGISATGMGTICNMGAEIGATTSLFPFNDRMYDYLAATKRKDIGDFARAYATELREDQGAEYDQLIEINLSELEPHINGPFTPDLATPISKFSQAVKDNNWPEELKVGLIGSCTNSSYEDMSRAASIARDALDHGLKSKAVFTVTPGSEQIRATIERDGQLQTFEEFGGIVLANACGPCIGQWDRQDVKKGDANSILSSYNRNFTGRNDGNPATHSFVTSPDLVVALSIAGSLHFNPLTDSLVGKDGKEFKLKPPTGDGLPVKGYDAGRNTYQAPPKERASVNVQDAKDVPILIKAKGKTTTDHISMAGPWLKYRGHLDNISNNMLIGAINEANDEANKIKNFTTGEWDAVPAVARDYKKKGIKWVVIGDWNYGEGSSREHAALEPRHLGGLAIITRSFARIHETNLKKQGMLPLTFANPADYDKIKPDDKVDIPCTELAVGKPLTMVVHPKEGSPFEVELLQTFNEAQIEWFKNGSALNTMAKKSKN; from the exons ATGCTTGCTTCCAGACAGGTTCTGGGCAGTATTGCTCGGGGCCGCGCCGTCGGTGGCGCGGCCAGCAGCGTTCGCCGTCTGGCTACCGTCTCTGATTCTGCTCTCGACCGAAAG GTCCGCCAGAACAACTGGGAGGAGAACAACTTCATCAACTACAAGAAGATGTCTGAGAACCTCTCCATTGTCCGCAGCCGGCTCAACCGACCCTTGACCTTTGCCGAGAAGATCCTGTACTCTCACTTGGACGACCCTCACAACCAGGAGCTCGAGCGAGGCAAGTCTTACCTCAAGCTGCGCCCTGATCGTGTGGCTTGCCAGGATGCCACTGCCCAGATGGCCATTCTTCAGTTCATGTCCGCTGGCATGGACTCTGTCGCGAACCCTACCACTGTCCACTGTGACCATCTGATTGAGGCCCAAGTCGGCGGCGCCAAGGATCTTGAGCGCGCCATTGGTATCAACAAGGAGGTCTACGATTTCCTGTCTTCTGCTTGTGCCAAGTACAACATTGGTTTCTGGCGCCCTGGCTCTGGTATCATCCACCAGATTCTCCTTGAAAACTATGCTTTCCCCGGTGGTCTCCTTATTGGTACTGACTCTCACACCCCCAACGGTGGTGGTCTTGGTATGGCCGCcattggtgttggtggtgctGACGCTGTCGACGTCATGGCTAACCTGCCTTGGGAGCTGAAGGCCCCCAAGATCCTCGGTGTCAAGCTCACTGGTCAGCTGTCTGGCTGGACTGCGCCCAAGG ACATCATCCTCAAGGTCGCTGATATCCTGACTGTCAAGGGTGGCACTGGCTCCATTGTTGAGTACCACGGCCCTGGTGTTGAGGGCATCTCTGCCACCGGTATGGGTACCATCTGCAACATGGGTGCCGAGATTGGTGCCACTacttctcttttcccattcAACGACCGCATGTACGATTACCTTGCCGCTACCAAGCGAAAGGATATCGGAGATTTCGCTCGTGCTTACGCTACTGAACTTCGCGAGGACCAGGGTGCCGAGTATGATCAGCTTATCGAGATCAACCTGTCTGAGCTCGAGCCCCACATCAACGGCCCCTTCACTCCCGATCTGGCCACTCCCATCTCCAAGTTCAGCCAGGCCGTCAAGGACAACAACTGGCCcgaggagctcaaggtcgGTTTGATCGGCTCTTGCACCAACTCCTCCTATGAGGACATGTCTCGCGCTGCCTCTATTGCTCGCGACGCCCTCGACCACGGTCTCAAGTCCAAGGCTGTTTTCACTGTTACTCCTGGCTCTGAGCAGATCCGCGCTACCATTGAGCGTGATGGCCAGCTCCAGACCTTTGAGGAGTTTGGCGGCATTGTCCTTGCCAATGCTTGCGGCCCTTGCATTGGTCAGTGGGATCGCCAGGATGTGAAGAAGGGTGACGCcaactccatcctctcctcaTACAACCGAAACTTCACTGGACGCAACGACGGCAACCCCGCCACCCACTCTTTCGTCACCTCTCCCGACCTGGTTGTTGCTCTCTCCATTGCTGGCTCTCTGCACTTCAACCCCCTTACCGACTCGCTTGTtggcaaggatggcaaggagTTTAAGCTTAAGCCTCCTACCGGCGATGGTCTCCCTGTCAAGGGCTATGACGCCGGTCGCAACACCTACCAGGCACCCCCCAAGGAGCGTGCTAGCGTCAACGTCCAG GACGCCAAGGATGTCCCTATCctgatcaaggccaagggcaagaccACCACTGATCACATCTCCATGGCTGGACCCTGGCTGAAGTACCGTGGCCACCTTgacaacatctccaacaacATGTTGATTGGTGCCATCAACGAGGCCAACGACGAGGccaacaagatcaagaacTTCACCACCGGCGAATGGGATGCCGTCCCCGCTGTTGCCCGTGactacaagaagaagggtatCAAGTGGGTTGTCATTGGTGACTGGAACTACGGCGAGGGTAGCTCTCGTGAGCACGCTGCTTTGGAGCCTCGTCACCTGGGAGgcctggccatcatcacccgAAGCTTTGCCCGTATCCACGAAACcaacttgaagaagcagGGTATGCTTCCTCTGACTTTCGCTAACCCCGCCGACTATGACAAGATCAAGCCCGATGACAAG GTTGACATTCCTTGCACCGAGCTCGCCGTTGGAAAGCCCCTTACCATGGTTGTCCACCCTAAGGAGGGCAGCCCCTTTGAggtcgagctgctgcagacCTTCAACGAGGCCCAGATTGAGTGGTTCAAGAACGGAAGCGCCTTGAacaccatggccaagaagtccaagaactaa
- a CDS encoding type III restriction enzyme, res subunit domain-containing protein, whose protein sequence is MSASAPSISALKDKPPSKLNHQVPRPQNLDKLRKPFKCPSAATAVSASDRPARKKRKVDYRGADENGPTSIDTAYDAAGRQVVASPKFPVFQAKDKNVVFRKAFSIPLKDKSQVAFDASRPPPTLGLRRGVVFVPKPLHDPSGEFAIVLYDPTVDAKPDAIPENVVQKEAEPSKIDSPIVHKSLAEILGIKKEVEQDHPKVPVVIDPKIAKCLRPHQIEGVKFMYKCVTGLVDEKAHGCIMADEMGLGKTLQCITLMWTLLKQSPTGGKSTIQKAIVVCPASLVKNWANELTKWLGPNAINPFAIDGKAPKEELKRQLRQWAIASGRSITRPVIIVSYETLRLNVEELKHTKIGLLFCDEGHRLKNADSNTFNALNDLNVTRRVILTGTPIQNDLTEYFALTSFANPDLLGSRLEFRKRFEIPILRGRDADASEHDRQRGDECTGELLGIVNKFLIRRTNDILSKYLPVKYEHVVFCNLAPFQIDLYNYFITSPDIQALLRGKGSQPLKAINILKKLCNHPDLLNISDDLPGSEKCFPEDYVPREARGRDRDIKPWYSGKMLVLDRMLAKIREDTNDKIVLISNYTSTLDLFERLCRERQYGCLRLDGTMNVNKRQKLVDRFNDPNGDEFIFLLSSKAGGCGINLIGANRLVLFDPDWNPAADQQALARVWRDGQKKDCFVYRFIATGTIEEKIFQRQSHKQSLSSCVVDSAEDVERHFSLDSLRELFQYRPETTSDTHDTFKCKRCKPDGRQFIKAPAMLYGDTSTWNHFVNSGLQPIQDLLLRQEYAGSTGQIVYENISVAAALATELRLTPRRAPSSMAESFAKASLWSGDR, encoded by the exons ATGTCGGCTTC TGCGCCATCAATCTCAGCGCTGAAGGACAAGCCCCCTAGCAAGCTGAATCACCAGGTTCCCAGGCCTCAGAATCTTGACAAACTTCGGAAACCGTTCAAATGTCCGTCGGCGGCTACTGCAGTATCCGCGTCGGATCGCCCGGccaggaaaaaaagaaaggtcGATTATAGAGGAGCCGATGAAAACGGACCAACGAGCATCGATACGGCATATGATGCTGCTGGTCGCCAAGTAGTGGCATCGCCCAAGTTCCCAGTCTTCCAAGCCAAAGATAAGAATGTTGTTTTTCGAAAAGCCTTCTCTATTCCTCTGAAGGACAAATCCCAGGTGGCATTCGACGCATCAAGACCACCGCCAACACTTGGTCTGCGACGTGGGGTCGTGTTTGTCCCCAAGCCCCTACATGATCCATCCGGCGAATTTGCCATTGTTCTTTATGACCCAACAGTTGATGCGAAGCCTGATGCAATTCCGGAAAACGTGGTGCAGAAAGAGGCGGAGCCCTCGAAAATCGACAGCCCGATTGTGCATAAAAGCCTTGCTGAGAtccttggcatcaagaaggaaGTGGAACAAGATCATCCAAAAGTGCCGGTTGTCATTGATCCTAAGATTGCTAAATGTCTCCGCCCTCATCAGATTGAAGGAGTCAAATTCATGTATAAATGTGTTACAGGGCTGGTCGATGAAAAAGCTCACGGATGCATCATGGCTGACGAGATGGGACTGGGAAAGACACTCCAGTGCATTACACTCATGTGGACGCTTCTGAAGCAGTCTCCTACTGGTGGGAAATCGACAATACAAAAGGCTATCGTGGTGTGCCCCGCAAGTCTGGTGAAAAACTGGGCAAACGAGCTGACAAAATGGCTTGGTCCTAATGCTATCAATCCATTTGCCATTGATGGCAAGGCACCAAAGGAAGAATTGAAACGACAACTTCGTCAGTGGGCCATCGCCTCTGGCCGATCCATCACTCGTCCAGTCATCATTGTCTCGTATGAGACTCTGCGCCTCAACGTTGAAGAGCTCAAACACACCAAGATCGGACTTCTGTTTTGCGATGAGGGCCATCGTTTGAAAAATGCAGACAGCAATACATTCAATGCTCTAAACGATTTGAATGTTACTAGACGGGTGATCCTCACCGGTACACCTATTCAAAATGATCTTACGGAATATTTTGCCTTGACCAGTTTCGCCAATCCAGATCTACTTGGATCTCGATTGGAGTTCCGAAAGCGCTTTGAGATACCTATTTTGCGTGGACGAGATGCGGACGCCTCAGAGCATGATCGCCAGCGCGGAGACGAATGCACTGGAGAATTACTCGGTATTGTTAACAAATTTTTGATTCGACGGACAAACGACATCCTCTCCAAATACCTTCCGGTAAAATATGAGCATGTGGTCTTTTGCAATCTCGCTCCATTCCAGATCGATCTCTACAATTATTTTATCACCAGTCCAGATattcaagctcttcttcgtgGCAAGGGTAGTCAGCCCctcaaagccatcaacatTCTCAAAAAGCTCTGCAACCACCCCGACCTCCTGAATATTTCAGATGACCTGCCTGGCTCAGAAAAATGCTTCCCAGAGGACTACGTTCCTAGGGAGGCTCGTGGAAGAGATCGTGATATCAAACCCTGGTATTCAGGAAAGATGCTGGTCCTCGATCGAATGCTTGCCAAGATTCGAGAAGACACAAACGACAAAATTGTCCTTATTAGCAACTACACGTCTACGTTGGACCTCTTTGAACGTCTCTGCAGAGAACGCCAATATGGATGCCTACGTCTCGACGGAACTATGAATGTGAACAAACGCCAAAAACTGGTTGACCGCTTCAACGACCCAAATGGGGATGAATTCATCTTCTTATTGAGCAGCAAGGCAGGAGGCTGTGGAATCAATCTCATTGGAGCAAACcgccttgtcctttttgATCCGGATTGGAATCCCGCTGCCGACCAACAAGCCCTGGCGCGAGTCTGGCGAGACGGCCAGAAGAAGGATTGCTTCGTTTACCGCTTCATTGCCACTGGCACCATCGAGGAGAAAATCTTCCAGAGACAGTCTCATAAGCAAAGCTTATCGTCGTGCGTGGTAGATTCTGCTGAAGACGTGGAGCGTCATTTCTCCCTCGATAGTCTTAGAGAACTCTTTCAGTATCGTCCTGAAACCACCAGCGACACCCACGATACATTCAAGTGCAAAAGATGCAAGCCCGACGGTCGACAATTCATCAAGGCCCCCGCCATGTTATATGGCGATACAAGCACTTGGAACCACTTTGTCAACTCTGGGTTACAGCCCATTCAAGATTTGTTGCTTCGGCAGGAATACGCCGGAA GCACGGGCCAGATTGTGTACGAGAACATCTCCGTTGCTGCGGCACTAGCAACGGAGCTCCGTCTAACGCCACGTCGGGCTCCGAGTAGTATGGCCGAGAGCTTCGCAAAAGCGAGCCTCTGGAGCGGCGACCGATGA